TCCAATCATCAAAATCATCCGTATTCCGAACGTCAAGAATGAAAGTTTCTACCTGATTTACAATGCGACGTGCAAGTTCTTTTGTTGCTATGCTTTGGGACATACGCCATTACCTCCTTGGATTAAAATGTAAGTGACACATCAGCGTCTTTAGCAAATTCAATAAATGTTGCTGCTCCACCGACTTCAACACCATCAACAAAATGATCTTTTTCCAAATTCATCACATCCATTGTCATCTGACAGCCAATCATTTTCACGCCCATCTCATGTGCCATTTCCAACAAATCGCCAATGGCCGGTACATTAGCCTTTTCAAACCCTTCCTGAAAATGTTCCTTTCCTTCCGGAAGCGGCAGGTTCTTGTGCGCTTCCTTATGAATCGGGTTAAGTCCTTCAAATGTAAAGAAGATGCCTACCTCTTTATCAGATGCTGCCGCTGCCGTGGCAATATTGAACACTTTGTATGCATCAAACATGCCACCATTGGCTGCGATTATTGCTACGCGTGTGTTATTTTCCATTTTTTATTCCTCCAAATGAATAAATGTTTAATTGTTTTCTTCGGTCTGGCCATCCCATTCTGCTATGCTCGTCACTACATTTTTTCCATTGTAAAAACCTTTATCCGATAATTTTTGGGCTGCCAGGTCACTGCGGCTCCCCGAATAACAAACTTCACTTAATTTAATCTACTTCCAATTGTTCATTCCCCCTCGAACGTTCTTCACATTTATGAAATTGTGTTTTTGCAAAAGCTTTGATGCTTTTAAACTTCTCATGCCACTTTGACAAATGACGGCGGTTTCGATGCTAGGATTTAATTCATTGATCCGTTTTTTGAGCGTATGCAAGGGAATGTTTTTCGCCCCTCGAATGCTACGACCGGCAAATTCGTTTTCTGTACGTACATCGAGCAACTGTACTTCCTTATTTTGTCGCTTCGTTCGCAGTTCGTCCGTGTCCATTTGCTTGACGCCTATTGGGCTCATTTGCATAATGACAAAAATCATAATAACCACAAACAGAATGGCAAATACGGCGGACAATTCAATCACCTCCTTTAAATGAATAAATTGACATTGCCGTCTTCGGCATCGGCAAGGTACGCTGCCACACCGGCATAATCAATCTCTTCGCGCAACTCTTTTTCCTGTAAACCGAGCAAATCCATCGTCATCGTACACGCAACCAATTTCACGTCTTGGTCATGCGCCATATCAACTAGTTCTGAAAGAGGCAACGCTTGATGCTTTTTCATTACCTTTTTGATCAACTTTGGTCCCACACCGGCAAAATGCATTTTTGATAGTCCCATGTTCTCGGCACCCCGTGGCATCATCTTCGCAAACATTTTTTCTAAAAAACCTTTGTCGGTTTCAATGTTTTCGTTTTTTCGTAGTGCATTTAGCCCCCAGAACGTATGGAAAATCGTGACTTCATGGTCATATGCTGCTGCACCGTTAGCAATAATATAAGCGGCCATAGCTTTATCGTAATCACCACTGAACAATACAATCGTCGTCCTTTTTTGAGTCATTCCATCCTCCTCATATACCATTACCCGCAGGGGTATACTAATTGGAAAAATATTTGATAGGTAATTTATTACCTATCATTATCGACTTTTTACTAGTAAATTTACGGCTTCATCCACAAATTCTTGCGTGTCTTCTCCTTCTTCATTTGCTTTTTCGACGCACTCGATCAAATTTTCACTCACAACTAACCCCATTGTTCTGTCTATGGCTGTCCGAGATGCCGATAATTGTGTTACCACATCTCTGCAGTCTTTATTTTCTTCCATCATTTTCAATATGCCTTTAAGTTGACCTTCAATCCTTTTCACTCGATTCTTCATCTGATCATTGTATTCCACTGAGTATCACCAGCTTCTTTCATTTAATTAATTACATTTTATACCCTGAGGGGTATAATGTCAATGGTTCATTTTTAAATGGCTTTTGTACAATCATTTGAATGACATGCGCTAATCCATGATGATAATCCCCCTCGTTACGAATGGTTTCTCCGGTATAAAAGTGCTTGATTTTCCAATCATGAAAGGCTTCCAGTAATTTTATTGGGTCATAAAGCATGTCCTCGGATTTAGGTCCTCCACTATTATATGGTAGTTGATAAATGGAATACACTTCAGAAATAAAATGTCCGCCTGGCTTTAAAGCCTTCTTCACACCATCGATTGTCTTTGCTTTTAAATGTGGAGAAAAATGACCGTAAATGCATACAATTTGATCCCAATGATCAAAGGTCCATTGCGTATCATTTAAATCTACATGTTTTGTTTCTACGTGTACATCGCGTTCAAAAGCTAAACGCTCAGCTTTTCTTAACCCTTCAACCGAGAAATCCCAAGCAGTAACATTAGCTCCTAACTCTGCTAAATACACAGCATTGCGTCCTTCCCCTTCGGCAATTGCAAGTGCATTGTCATTTAGTTCGACTATTTTATGGTTTTTTTGTGCTTCTGTTAAAAAAACGTTTGGATCTTTACCGAATGCATAACGTTTATGTTGAAAACGTTCATCCCATAAATTCATATGACCACCTCGATTTATGAACAGTATACCATTACTTACCCCTAAGGGTATGAAAGCGGAAAATAACTTTCTCTTCATGAACCTGTTTTCAGGCTATAAGCAAACCATACGTCCTTCTACATTTTTTCAAGATATACACCTTCATCTTCTTTCCACTCAAAATAAAATATATCTTTATAACGAGTGATATTGTGTTTACGAAGATGATTGAGCAGCCACTCTTCACTATGCCCGGACTTTGATAGATTCTCCCAATCGACTTTTCCGTCGTTGATTAGTGTAACAGGCAGAAACACAGGCTTTAAAGGCAAATTCATAGCTGAAACCGTAGGCGTTTCATATTTGGCTTTTTTTAATATGCTCATTGTGCCATCGGCTTCGAGAATGGCATAAGCCACTTCCCTTAAGGAAAATACCTTTTCTTTTCGCATCATTTGCAGCATTTGATTCATATCGATTTTATTCTTTTTCATTTCTTGTTTTGGGTGTCCGAATTATCAAAAGGAGTCACATCGACGTCCAATGGGAGATATGGTTTATCATTTTCTAATGTGATAGGCGTTAGTAAATGGGCATGCTTTTGAACAAGATCAGCCGATTCCTCCAATAAAATCGGTTTCCATGTGGATGATCCCGTGTCTGCATGGATGGTTGAGATATCGTTCAAACGCTGGCGTAGCGTCGAGCACGAAGGGACTGCGTTGATATCTAGCGCATACTGGTAAAATGGTTCTTCCCGGAATTCTTCCACACACTCGAAGTCACTTTTTCCTTGGCACAACAGGCCAAGATAGGATTTAGCCACATCGCTGTTTGAAACATCCGGCGTTGTTTTCACGCCGGGAATGGGCAATTGATCAAGTCGGGTTGATAAACCTGTTTTGGACAGCAGCTGGCCAACAATGCCAAGCCCGGTGTATGGAGTCAATTTTTCATTGGTTTCTTCAATTTTGAACTTTATCATCGAATCACCTTTCGGGTGAGTATATACTATCTCCATTATACCTGATAATACAGGTTTTTTGGGTGATTTAGATGATTTCTGTCACGGAATCAGGCATATTGTAGGGACAGAAATAACAGGAGGGCTGTTGACTCTGAGGCGGTATCCTATCCGTCTTCAGGGTTCTTTTTATAATGAGAACCATGAGTGTATACTTCAAAGAATAATCAAATTTTAACCGCCCAGTTTTCACATAAATCACATATTTACTCGTTAGACTGGAAATAGATCAATCAAGGGAGGGCCCAAAGTGGCGGAGCGTATACTCATTGTAGATGATGAACGGAAAATGCGACAGTTGATCGTACTTTATTTGACAAAAGAAGGCTATGAACTTGATGAAGCCAGTTCCGGAATGTAGGCGATCCATAAGGCAACCGATCAAAGCTATGACGCCATCATTTTGGATATTATGATGCCGCGGACCGATGGCTGGGAGGTTTGTAAACGTCTACGTATCGCAGGGTCCCCTATAGGTATTTTGATACTCACAGCGAAAACAGAAGTAGAAGATCGGGTCAAAGGGCTGGATCTTGGCGCGGACGATTATCTCGTCAAGCCGTTCGCACCAGAGGAGCTCGTCGCACGTGTGAAAGCACTGCTCAGGCGTAAATCCAGT
The Salicibibacter kimchii DNA segment above includes these coding regions:
- a CDS encoding DsrE/DsrF/DrsH-like family protein, which gives rise to MENNTRVAIIAANGGMFDAYKVFNIATAAAASDKEVGIFFTFEGLNPIHKEAHKNLPLPEGKEHFQEGFEKANVPAIGDLLEMAHEMGVKMIGCQMTMDVMNLEKDHFVDGVEVGGAATFIEFAKDADVSLTF
- a CDS encoding rhodanese-like domain-containing protein — its product is MSAVFAILFVVIMIFVIMQMSPIGVKQMDTDELRTKRQNKEVQLLDVRTENEFAGRSIRGAKNIPLHTLKKRINELNPSIETAVICQSGMRSLKASKLLQKHNFINVKNVRGGMNNWK
- a CDS encoding DsrE/DsrF/DrsH-like family protein — encoded protein: MTQKRTTIVLFSGDYDKAMAAYIIANGAAAYDHEVTIFHTFWGLNALRKNENIETDKGFLEKMFAKMMPRGAENMGLSKMHFAGVGPKLIKKVMKKHQALPLSELVDMAHDQDVKLVACTMTMDLLGLQEKELREEIDYAGVAAYLADAEDGNVNLFI
- a CDS encoding metal-sensitive transcriptional regulator; its protein translation is MEYNDQMKNRVKRIEGQLKGILKMMEENKDCRDVVTQLSASRTAIDRTMGLVVSENLIECVEKANEEGEDTQEFVDEAVNLLVKSR
- a CDS encoding SAM-dependent methyltransferase; this translates as MNLWDERFQHKRYAFGKDPNVFLTEAQKNHKIVELNDNALAIAEGEGRNAVYLAELGANVTAWDFSVEGLRKAERLAFERDVHVETKHVDLNDTQWTFDHWDQIVCIYGHFSPHLKAKTIDGVKKALKPGGHFISEVYSIYQLPYNSGGPKSEDMLYDPIKLLEAFHDWKIKHFYTGETIRNEGDYHHGLAHVIQMIVQKPFKNEPLTLYPSGYKM
- a CDS encoding DUF421 domain-containing protein, whose amino-acid sequence is MNQMLQMMRKEKVFSLREVAYAILEADGTMSILKKAKYETPTVSAMNLPLKPVFLPVTLINDGKVDWENLSKSGHSEEWLLNHLRKHNITRYKDIFYFEWKEDEGVYLEKM
- a CDS encoding response regulator transcription factor is translated as MAERILIVDDERKMRQLIVLYLTKEGYELDEASSGM
- a CDS encoding response regulator transcription factor, whose protein sequence is MHKATDQSYDAIILDIMMPRTDGWEVCKRLRIAGSPIGILILTAKTEVEDRVKGLDLGADDYLVKPFAPEELVARVKALLRRKSSLVSEKPAEITIGSL